A stretch of Campylobacter showae DNA encodes these proteins:
- the fliI gene encoding flagellar protein export ATPase FliI has protein sequence MGLDSLKSKLGANLSLSSVFGVIERISATTIEISGLRPSIGDIVQICAKDKSKSGLAMVTEVRQNTALISPFGFVEGYKIGDFVYQSDQGMKIPVGDALLGRVVDPFMNPKDGKGAIAATEYAPIMRAPIDAMKRGLIDEIFSVGVKSIDGLLTCGKGQKLGIFAGSGVGKSTLMGMIVKNSQAPIKVVALIGERGREVPEFIEKNLRGDLSGTVVIVATSDDSPLMRKYGAFCAMSVAEYFKNQGKDVLFIMDSVTRFAMAQREIGLALGEPPTSKGYPPSVLTLLPQLMERAGKEEGKGSITAFFTVLVDGDDMSDPIADQSRSILDGHIVLSREMTDFGIYPPINILNSASRVMSDIATKEHRANAAKLKRLYSLLKENEVLLRIGAYQKGSDKELDLAISKKEFIDNFLKQDAEEGFSFEQTQELLGGIN, from the coding sequence GTGGGTTTAGATAGCTTAAAATCAAAACTGGGCGCAAATTTATCTCTCTCTAGCGTCTTTGGCGTGATCGAGCGAATTTCCGCTACGACGATAGAGATTTCGGGCCTTCGCCCTAGCATCGGCGACATCGTGCAAATTTGCGCCAAAGACAAGAGCAAAAGCGGACTAGCGATGGTGACTGAGGTGCGGCAAAATACCGCGCTTATCTCGCCCTTTGGCTTTGTAGAAGGCTACAAAATCGGCGACTTCGTCTATCAAAGCGACCAAGGCATGAAAATCCCCGTCGGAGACGCTCTTTTAGGGCGCGTAGTCGATCCTTTTATGAATCCAAAAGACGGCAAAGGAGCGATCGCCGCCACCGAGTACGCCCCGATAATGCGCGCTCCGATCGATGCGATGAAACGCGGGCTGATAGATGAAATTTTTAGCGTCGGAGTTAAAAGCATCGACGGACTGCTAACCTGCGGCAAAGGCCAAAAACTTGGCATTTTCGCGGGTTCGGGCGTAGGCAAAAGTACGCTCATGGGCATGATAGTGAAAAACTCGCAAGCTCCGATCAAGGTTGTCGCCCTCATCGGCGAGCGCGGCCGCGAGGTGCCGGAGTTTATAGAGAAAAATTTACGCGGCGATCTAAGCGGCACCGTCGTCATCGTAGCCACCAGCGACGATAGCCCGCTGATGCGAAAATACGGCGCCTTTTGCGCTATGAGCGTGGCTGAATACTTCAAAAATCAAGGCAAAGACGTACTTTTTATCATGGATAGCGTGACGAGGTTTGCCATGGCGCAGCGAGAGATCGGACTGGCGCTGGGCGAGCCGCCGACGTCTAAGGGCTATCCGCCATCCGTGCTCACCCTACTGCCTCAGCTGATGGAGCGCGCGGGCAAAGAGGAGGGCAAAGGAAGCATAACGGCCTTTTTTACCGTACTAGTCGACGGCGACGATATGAGCGATCCGATAGCCGACCAGAGCCGCTCGATCCTAGACGGCCACATCGTGCTTAGCCGCGAGATGACGGACTTTGGCATCTATCCGCCTATAAATATCCTAAACTCCGCCTCGCGCGTGATGAGCGACATCGCAACCAAAGAGCACAGAGCAAACGCCGCCAAGCTAAAACGCCTCTACTCGCTTCTAAAAGAAAACGAAGTGTTGCTACGCATCGGCGCGTATCAAAAGGGCAGCGACAAAGAGCTTGACCTTGCCATCTCGAAAAAAGAATTTATAGATAACTTCCTAAAACAAGACGCCGAAGAGGGCTTTAGCTTCGAGCAGACGCAAGAGCTGCTAGGCGGGATAAACTAG
- the folE gene encoding GTP cyclohydrolase I FolE, with product MQENLKNEILKKEKFESCVEQMLNLVGEDPHREGLAKTPERVFKAYEFLTSGYWQDPKVVLNDALFDSSNNEMVLVRDIEFYSLCEHHLLPFFGRVHVAYIPNHKVVGLSKIPRMVNIFARRLQIQEQLTEQIAEAVQEVIKPKGVGVVIEARHMCVEMRGVGKINSTTTTSALRGCFLKSSETRREFFSLINSHKEVRF from the coding sequence ATGCAAGAAAATTTAAAAAATGAGATTTTAAAAAAAGAAAAGTTTGAAAGCTGCGTCGAGCAGATGCTAAATCTAGTCGGCGAAGACCCGCACAGAGAAGGTCTAGCCAAAACTCCCGAGCGCGTTTTTAAAGCTTACGAGTTTTTAACGAGCGGCTACTGGCAAGACCCCAAAGTCGTGTTAAACGACGCGCTGTTTGATAGCTCAAATAACGAAATGGTGCTCGTGCGCGATATCGAATTTTACAGCCTTTGCGAGCATCATTTGCTGCCATTTTTCGGGCGCGTGCACGTAGCCTATATCCCAAATCACAAGGTCGTGGGCCTTAGCAAAATCCCGCGTATGGTAAATATCTTCGCCCGCCGCCTGCAGATCCAAGAGCAGCTCACCGAGCAGATCGCAGAAGCCGTGCAAGAGGTCATCAAGCCAAAAGGCGTTGGCGTCGTCATCGAGGCGCGCCACATGTGCGTGGAGATGCGTGGCGTAGGCAAGATCAACTCGACCACGACCACGTCGGCGCTGCGGGGCTGCTTTTTAAAGAGCAGCGAGACTAGACGCGAATTTTTCTCCCTCATAAATTCGCACAAAGAAGTGAGATTTTAG
- the tig gene encoding trigger factor yields MQIKTKAIDAVNASLSAKIPSADVKSKLENAAKKAAKNMKIDGFRAGKVPVNVVLKRYEKELTADAEQDALKDVIDAGLKELNRKFEEVIGEPIVTKFDRGENEIDTEIELSFKPVINIDGYEELIESVSTPRVTKKEIDERKNEILKMMAPLEKIEKAALEKGDFAKFDFEGFVDGEAFEGGKAENYLLEIGSGQFIPGFEDGMIGLKVGEERDVKVKFPAEYGAAHLAGKDATFKVKLHEIQGKKVPEEIDEETLKRIMPGEEKVSVELFEERLKEQIKAEKHAKNVNEELKPKFADAIVAKFNFDVPKNIVEQEMDMQFRGAWSSFTPEQMAKFREDKDALTKQRETYRDDAVKSVKLTFIIDELARRRDIKVSDQELIQAVYFEAYRSGVDPKQHLENYKNQGILPAIKMSMIEEKLFNEMFALKSDKKEKKAE; encoded by the coding sequence ATGCAAATCAAAACCAAGGCGATCGACGCCGTAAATGCTTCGCTGAGTGCGAAAATACCGAGCGCGGACGTAAAATCCAAACTCGAAAATGCTGCTAAAAAAGCTGCGAAAAATATGAAAATAGACGGATTTAGAGCGGGCAAAGTGCCTGTGAACGTAGTGCTAAAACGTTACGAAAAAGAACTAACAGCCGATGCTGAGCAAGACGCGCTAAAAGACGTCATAGACGCTGGACTAAAAGAGCTAAATAGAAAATTTGAAGAGGTTATCGGCGAGCCGATCGTGACTAAATTTGATAGAGGCGAAAACGAGATAGACACAGAGATCGAGCTTTCGTTTAAACCAGTTATAAACATCGACGGCTACGAGGAGCTGATAGAGAGCGTCAGCACTCCGCGCGTAACCAAAAAAGAGATCGACGAGAGAAAAAACGAAATTTTGAAAATGATGGCCCCACTAGAAAAAATAGAAAAAGCCGCACTTGAAAAGGGCGATTTTGCTAAATTTGACTTCGAGGGCTTCGTGGACGGTGAGGCGTTTGAGGGCGGCAAAGCCGAAAACTACTTGCTAGAAATCGGCTCAGGTCAGTTTATACCCGGCTTTGAGGACGGTATGATCGGACTAAAAGTCGGCGAAGAGCGCGATGTGAAGGTTAAATTTCCTGCCGAGTACGGCGCTGCGCACCTTGCGGGCAAAGACGCTACGTTTAAAGTAAAACTACACGAAATCCAAGGCAAAAAAGTGCCTGAAGAGATCGACGAAGAGACGCTAAAACGTATCATGCCGGGCGAGGAAAAGGTAAGCGTTGAGCTGTTTGAAGAGAGGCTAAAAGAGCAGATCAAAGCCGAGAAACACGCTAAAAACGTAAACGAGGAGCTAAAGCCTAAATTTGCCGACGCGATCGTGGCTAAATTTAACTTCGACGTGCCGAAAAACATCGTAGAGCAAGAGATGGACATGCAGTTCCGCGGCGCTTGGAGCAGCTTTACGCCTGAGCAGATGGCTAAATTTAGAGAGGATAAAGACGCTCTAACCAAACAGCGCGAGACATACCGCGACGACGCCGTAAAAAGCGTGAAGCTAACGTTTATAATAGACGAGCTAGCGCGCCGCAGAGATATCAAAGTAAGCGATCAAGAGCTGATCCAAGCGGTTTATTTTGAGGCGTATCGCTCGGGCGTAGATCCGAAACAGCACCTTGAAAACTATAAAAATCAAGGAATTTTGCCTGCGATCAAAATGTCGATGATCGAGGAGAAGCTATTTAACGAGATGTTTGCGCTAAAGAGCGATAAGAAAGAGAAAAAGGCGGAGTAA
- the clpP gene encoding ATP-dependent Clp endopeptidase proteolytic subunit ClpP, producing MSYYIPYVIERTSKGERSYDIYSRLLKDRIIMLSGEIEDGMASAIVAQMLFLEAEDPDKDIYLYINSPGGVITSGFSIYDTMNYIKPDVCTICIGQAASMGAFLLSCGAQGKRYALPNSRIMIHQPLGGARGQATDIEIQAKEILRMKEILNAILAKNTGQKLAKIQKDTDRDFFMSSAEAKEYGLIDKVLEKSFK from the coding sequence ATGAGCTACTACATCCCCTACGTCATCGAGCGTACGAGCAAGGGCGAGAGAAGCTACGATATCTACTCGCGCCTGCTAAAAGACCGTATAATAATGCTTAGCGGCGAGATCGAGGACGGTATGGCGTCTGCGATCGTGGCTCAGATGCTGTTTTTAGAGGCTGAAGATCCGGATAAGGACATATATCTATATATAAACAGTCCTGGCGGCGTGATAACGAGCGGATTTAGCATTTACGATACGATGAACTACATCAAGCCCGACGTCTGCACGATCTGCATAGGTCAGGCGGCGTCTATGGGCGCGTTTTTGCTTAGCTGCGGGGCGCAGGGCAAGCGTTATGCGCTGCCAAATTCGCGTATCATGATCCATCAGCCTTTAGGCGGCGCGCGCGGACAGGCGACGGATATTGAGATACAGGCGAAGGAAATCTTGCGTATGAAAGAAATTTTAAACGCGATCCTAGCTAAAAATACGGGTCAAAAACTGGCTAAAATCCAAAAAGACACCGACAGAGACTTTTTCATGAGCTCTGCCGAAGCCAAAGAGTACGGGCTTATAGATAAAGTTTTGGAGAAAAGCTTTAAGTAA
- a CDS encoding GGDEF domain-containing protein: MIKLDNKKSENVAANNASTQKVGAKAKKDEFNIYGFSEAIIKELTEENIPSIPKNYTVFFEKMLEKQSDDFKKKVGEIIKIEDEIGKLEDDRQINIEREVKNSFMQIKSMLQAVALIYKNLGVLKTIIKKRSESLDPNVNLITIQSVFNSFNEDLNKLNALMDKHIEVIKTNYEEISKVFKLVEEQSIYDEKFDVYNRKFFLKTLGIESENIKKYDYKSSVMLLKPKDSALDGIGSKGKLAVLKNISRMLLRTSRRSDILSHYGGGCFAMLMKHTDISGAQKACKRITDMFYDTSFMLNGEKYEFDMGVVTFDLNMTKTIEEMLSLALDSLVNTGRDGEHFLVLEDKTEK, from the coding sequence TTGATAAAGTTAGACAACAAAAAAAGCGAAAACGTAGCGGCAAATAACGCTTCTACTCAAAAAGTAGGCGCAAAAGCTAAAAAGGACGAGTTTAACATCTACGGTTTTTCCGAGGCGATCATAAAAGAACTAACCGAGGAAAATATCCCCTCGATCCCGAAAAACTACACCGTTTTTTTTGAAAAGATGCTCGAAAAGCAGTCTGACGACTTTAAGAAAAAGGTCGGCGAGATCATAAAGATCGAAGACGAGATCGGCAAACTCGAGGACGATAGACAAATCAATATCGAGCGCGAGGTCAAAAATAGCTTTATGCAGATAAAAAGCATGCTACAGGCCGTTGCGCTCATATATAAAAATTTGGGAGTTTTAAAAACTATCATCAAAAAACGCTCGGAAAGCCTAGATCCAAATGTAAATTTGATCACGATACAAAGCGTCTTTAACTCTTTTAACGAAGACTTAAACAAGCTAAATGCGCTAATGGACAAGCATATCGAAGTTATCAAAACGAACTACGAAGAGATTAGTAAGGTTTTTAAGCTGGTTGAAGAACAGTCTATATATGATGAAAAATTTGACGTATATAATAGAAAATTTTTCCTCAAGACGCTCGGTATCGAGTCTGAAAATATAAAAAAATACGACTACAAGTCCTCTGTTATGCTACTAAAGCCAAAAGATAGCGCGCTGGATGGCATCGGATCAAAAGGCAAGTTGGCCGTTTTAAAAAATATATCTCGCATGTTGCTTCGTACATCGAGGCGTAGCGATATCTTGTCGCACTACGGCGGAGGATGTTTTGCTATGCTGATGAAGCATACCGACATAAGCGGCGCACAAAAAGCCTGCAAACGTATAACCGATATGTTTTACGACACCTCTTTCATGCTAAATGGAGAGAAATACGAGTTTGATATGGGAGTGGTCACTTTTGATCTAAACATGACAAAAACTATCGAGGAGATGCTTTCTTTGGCGCTTGATTCGCTTGTAAACACTGGTAGAGACGGCGAACACTTTTTGGTACTAGAGGACAAGACTGAAAAATGA
- the def gene encoding peptide deformylase: MILEILTYPNKKLFVKSLEVKAFDENLHKFLDDMYETMIAKNGIGLAAIQTGEAKRILIINLVDEESKEQRKEDLLEIINPKILRKEGEIIYQEGCLSVPGYYEDVKRAEFITLEYQDRFGERKELEADGLLSVAIQHEMDHLDGHLFIERIGYNKRKKFDKEYKKQKNT; this comes from the coding sequence ATGATACTAGAAATCCTAACCTATCCGAACAAAAAACTTTTCGTCAAATCGCTTGAAGTTAAAGCTTTTGATGAAAATTTGCATAAATTTTTAGACGATATGTATGAGACCATGATCGCTAAAAACGGCATCGGACTAGCCGCCATCCAGACGGGCGAGGCCAAGCGAATTTTGATCATAAATTTAGTAGACGAAGAGAGCAAGGAGCAGCGAAAAGAGGATCTGCTAGAAATCATAAATCCCAAAATTTTACGCAAAGAGGGTGAGATAATCTACCAAGAAGGCTGCCTGAGCGTACCCGGATACTACGAGGATGTAAAAAGAGCCGAGTTTATAACGCTTGAGTATCAAGACCGCTTCGGCGAGCGAAAAGAGCTCGAGGCGGACGGGCTTTTGTCGGTTGCGATCCAGCACGAGATGGATCACCTCGACGGACACCTTTTTATTGAACGCATCGGTTACAACAAACGCAAGAAATTCGACAAAGAGTATAAAAAACAAAAAAACACATGA
- a CDS encoding YifB family Mg chelatase-like AAA ATPase, producing MKALKCATYNDELRLVDVESSFNRGLPALNIVGLAGASIKESAERVKSALLSLNFSFPAQKIIINLSPSDMPKSGSHFDLPIALLIALQKERDFEPIFAFGELGLDGGVKSTASLFSILLFLSAKAPGSRVLIPQEIAQKAGAIPNLEIYAVSNLAEAIKFFLEPEFAASRKVGAVHPLFSNLIKIGEKYFVKNQNFELNFSDVKGQSRAKRACLVAACGMHNVIFEGSPGCGKSMSAKRLRYILPPQSLDEILLSCAYSSLNQQESEFSALRAFRSPHHTSTRSSIFGGGSSSARIGEVGLANGGILFFDELPHFAPQILESLREPLEDYKINISRVNSKVTYETKFMFVAAMNPCPCGNLLSKNLECKCSELEIKRYKSRISAPVLDRIDLHVQMDEVAASDKSDVTSEAMWQTVLRVFETQISRSQSELNGKLCDEEIAKFCICDDEASGVLDNATQRFSLSRRAINKTLKVARTIADIEGSRIIKKPHILEALSYRVKQESA from the coding sequence ATGAAAGCCCTAAAATGCGCCACTTATAATGACGAATTACGGCTCGTGGACGTCGAGTCCAGCTTTAACCGCGGTTTGCCCGCACTTAATATCGTAGGGCTTGCGGGAGCTTCGATCAAAGAGAGCGCCGAACGCGTAAAATCAGCGCTTTTGTCGTTAAATTTCTCCTTCCCAGCGCAAAAAATCATCATAAATTTATCCCCCTCGGATATGCCAAAATCAGGCAGTCACTTCGACCTGCCTATCGCGCTTTTAATCGCCCTGCAAAAAGAGCGCGATTTCGAGCCTATTTTTGCATTCGGCGAGTTGGGGCTCGACGGCGGTGTCAAAAGTACGGCTAGCCTTTTTTCTATCTTGCTTTTTTTGAGCGCGAAAGCGCCGGGTTCTCGCGTGCTGATCCCGCAAGAGATAGCGCAAAAAGCGGGCGCCATACCGAATTTAGAAATTTACGCCGTTTCAAATTTGGCCGAGGCGATCAAATTTTTCCTCGAGCCCGAATTTGCCGCCTCGCGCAAAGTCGGTGCCGTTCATCCGCTTTTTTCGAATTTAATCAAAATCGGCGAAAAATACTTCGTAAAAAATCAAAATTTCGAGCTAAATTTTAGCGACGTAAAAGGCCAAAGTAGGGCAAAAAGAGCTTGCCTGGTGGCTGCTTGCGGTATGCACAACGTTATCTTTGAGGGTAGCCCCGGATGCGGCAAGAGCATGAGCGCCAAGCGCCTGCGATACATTTTGCCGCCGCAAAGTTTGGATGAGATTTTGCTCAGCTGCGCTTACAGCTCGCTAAATCAACAGGAGAGCGAATTTTCCGCCCTGCGCGCCTTTCGCTCGCCTCATCACACGAGTACGCGCAGCTCGATATTTGGCGGCGGATCGAGCTCTGCTAGGATCGGCGAGGTTGGGCTGGCTAACGGCGGGATACTTTTTTTCGACGAGCTTCCGCACTTTGCGCCGCAAATTTTAGAGAGCCTGCGCGAGCCGCTGGAGGACTATAAAATCAACATTTCGCGGGTAAACTCAAAAGTCACGTATGAGACCAAATTTATGTTCGTAGCCGCGATGAACCCGTGCCCATGCGGTAATCTACTCTCAAAAAATCTAGAGTGCAAATGCTCGGAGCTTGAGATCAAGCGCTATAAATCGCGTATTTCGGCACCCGTACTAGACCGTATCGACCTTCATGTACAGATGGATGAGGTGGCCGCGAGCGATAAAAGCGATGTCACGAGCGAAGCGATGTGGCAAACTGTGCTGCGCGTGTTTGAGACGCAAATCTCGCGCTCTCAAAGTGAGCTAAATGGCAAGCTCTGCGATGAAGAGATAGCTAAATTTTGCATTTGCGACGACGAGGCGAGCGGTGTGCTAGATAATGCAACGCAGAGGTTTTCGCTCAGCCGCCGCGCTATTAATAAAACCCTAAAAGTAGCTCGCACGATCGCTGACATCGAGGGCTCGCGCATCATCAAAAAGCCCCATATTTTGGAGGCTTTGAGCTACCGAGTGAAGCAGGAGAGCGCATGA
- a CDS encoding bifunctional ADP-dependent NAD(P)H-hydrate dehydratase/NAD(P)H-hydrate epimerase yields MKKLFWDTAELDARAVSEFGLSTEVLMQNAANALANAVRSKFKKSSTKRRKILGVVGSGNNGADVLAALRLLGGKFDCFAFLASDKQNEISKTELTRALKCGVNLISNLTQNGEFDCIIDGIFGTGLSRELDVRTINLINLLNAKPSYKLACDIPSGLDKNGLSQGAVFKADTTVTMGALKLALYSDFAKDFVGRIKVANLGLPRELYETGTSFYKLRKSDLNLPFRVKQNANKGDFGHAFVVSGAYSGAARIAGLAALTIGAGLVSVVGENLDLEPVLMQSARIAPKMRVGAVGMGLGELDEAQKDELFSELKTKDALVIDADLCYEPRTLELLNSEKVVITPHPKEFTSLLELANLGKFDAGEVQKNRFKLAQIFSRNFKCVLVLKGANTLIAQGGEVYVMTHGSAALAKGGSGDALSGIVAGLLAQGYDPLNAAISGTLAHALAAREIKINDYALTAADVIKGLKCLRKK; encoded by the coding sequence ATGAAAAAGCTATTTTGGGATACGGCAGAGCTTGACGCTAGAGCCGTGAGCGAATTTGGGCTTAGCACCGAGGTGTTGATGCAAAATGCCGCAAATGCATTAGCTAACGCCGTGCGAAGTAAGTTCAAAAAATCATCGACCAAACGCCGTAAAATTTTAGGCGTAGTCGGCAGCGGAAATAACGGCGCAGACGTGCTTGCAGCACTTCGGCTTTTGGGCGGCAAATTTGATTGTTTTGCGTTTTTAGCGAGCGACAAACAAAACGAAATCTCAAAAACCGAGCTAACCAGGGCGCTAAAATGCGGCGTAAATTTGATTTCAAATTTGACGCAAAACGGCGAATTTGACTGCATCATCGATGGGATTTTCGGAACCGGACTTAGCCGCGAGCTAGACGTGCGAACGATAAATTTGATAAATCTACTAAACGCAAAGCCCAGCTACAAGCTCGCCTGCGACATCCCAAGCGGACTTGATAAAAACGGTTTATCGCAAGGCGCGGTCTTTAAGGCCGATACGACCGTGACGATGGGCGCGTTAAAGCTGGCGCTTTATAGCGATTTTGCAAAGGATTTCGTCGGGCGCATAAAAGTAGCAAATTTGGGTCTTCCCCGCGAGCTTTACGAGACGGGAACGAGCTTTTATAAACTTAGGAAAAGCGATTTAAATTTGCCGTTTCGCGTAAAACAAAACGCTAACAAGGGCGACTTCGGGCACGCGTTTGTCGTGAGCGGCGCGTATAGCGGAGCGGCGCGTATCGCAGGACTTGCCGCGCTAACTATCGGTGCGGGACTCGTTAGCGTCGTGGGCGAAAATTTAGACCTCGAGCCCGTTTTGATGCAAAGCGCGCGCATAGCGCCCAAAATGCGAGTCGGTGCCGTAGGAATGGGGCTTGGCGAGCTTGATGAGGCGCAAAAAGACGAGCTTTTTAGCGAGCTAAAAACAAAAGACGCGCTCGTTATCGACGCCGATCTTTGCTATGAGCCGCGTACGCTTGAGCTTTTAAACAGCGAAAAGGTTGTGATAACGCCGCACCCAAAAGAGTTTACGAGCCTGCTAGAGCTTGCAAATCTGGGCAAATTTGATGCTGGCGAAGTACAAAAAAATCGCTTCAAACTCGCTCAAATTTTTAGCCGAAATTTTAAATGCGTGCTTGTTTTAAAGGGTGCAAACACCCTAATCGCGCAAGGTGGCGAGGTCTACGTCATGACGCATGGTAGCGCCGCACTCGCAAAAGGCGGCAGCGGAGACGCGCTAAGCGGTATCGTCGCGGGACTGCTCGCGCAGGGTTACGACCCGCTAAATGCCGCGATCTCGGGCACGTTAGCTCACGCTCTAGCCGCTCGCGAAATCAAAATCAACGACTACGCGCTCACGGCCGCGGACGTCATCAAAGGACTCAAATGCTTACGAAAAAAATAG
- the purN gene encoding phosphoribosylglycinamide formyltransferase: MLTKKIAVLFSGGGSNLEAILERLHGKVFGQTKIEVALTLTNKANAGGIAKAAKYGLKSVVIEHVNFASREEFDAAVVEEIKRANVDLTVLAGFMRILTPVFTSQVRAINLHPSLLPLFKGAHAIKESFDSDMKVGGVSVHWVSEELDGGKIIAQRAFEKSAGISFEEFEAKIHAIEHEILPETIVQILTDKE, from the coding sequence ATGCTTACGAAAAAAATAGCGGTTTTATTTAGCGGCGGCGGCTCGAATTTGGAGGCGATTTTAGAGAGGTTGCACGGCAAGGTTTTTGGCCAGACCAAGATCGAGGTCGCGCTAACGCTAACAAATAAAGCTAACGCAGGCGGCATCGCAAAAGCCGCAAAATACGGCCTAAAAAGCGTCGTCATCGAGCACGTTAATTTTGCCTCGAGAGAGGAGTTTGACGCCGCTGTCGTAGAGGAAATAAAACGAGCTAACGTAGATCTAACCGTGCTTGCGGGCTTTATGCGTATCCTCACGCCCGTTTTTACAAGCCAAGTTCGCGCGATAAATTTGCACCCGTCGTTGTTGCCGCTTTTTAAGGGCGCACACGCGATAAAAGAGAGCTTTGATAGCGATATGAAGGTGGGCGGCGTGAGCGTGCACTGGGTGAGCGAGGAGCTAGACGGCGGCAAGATCATCGCTCAGCGCGCGTTTGAAAAGAGTGCAGGAATAAGTTTTGAGGAATTTGAAGCCAAAATCCACGCGATAGAGCATGAAATTTTACCTGAAACTATCGTGCAAATTTTGACGGACAAAGAGTAA
- a CDS encoding efflux transporter outer membrane subunit, whose amino-acid sequence MYKILTLATALFLAGCSFRPEIPEVDTKFESTYKFETSDIRDEWWKEFGDENLNSLVASALEKNTDLRTAYLNLQKAAASLGISEADLFPSVNLNVGYTKAKSSGETYTKQPQTRYRTSQVNLGLSYEIDLWGRVRNSVESAKASLNATKLDYATARLSISSSVAKSYFALVALNMREAVLKDTLKTYEETLALRKTQLDLGGINETTYLQSKAAVESAKVSLLEVQTSLSQALTSVAILTGKSNDEILSGAVQSAKMLPKEPEVSAGVSADILLRRSDVAKAYADLNATNALIGVAKADYLPSISLTGLFGFSSVDFENIFISNANTWSIGGSLVQKIFDYGRTKNNVRITETNEQIAAVAYEAAIKKALGEVRDALNNRKNAKLTLNQVKELLPSQEKIYKLAKDQFEEGYTGHLELLDAQRNLLSVRLQDIAANLSLIDSVVDVYKAFGGGFRAE is encoded by the coding sequence ATGTATAAAATTTTAACTTTAGCCACGGCGCTATTTTTAGCCGGCTGCTCGTTTCGCCCCGAGATACCAGAGGTCGATACGAAATTTGAATCTACGTACAAATTTGAAACTAGCGACATCAGAGACGAGTGGTGGAAGGAGTTTGGCGACGAAAACCTAAACTCACTCGTAGCTAGCGCGCTAGAGAAAAATACCGACCTCCGCACGGCTTATTTAAATTTACAAAAAGCCGCCGCAAGCCTAGGCATCTCGGAGGCAGATCTTTTTCCTAGCGTAAATTTAAACGTCGGCTACACCAAAGCAAAAAGTAGCGGCGAGACCTATACCAAGCAACCTCAGACGCGCTACCGAACATCGCAGGTAAATTTGGGCCTCAGCTACGAGATAGATCTGTGGGGCAGAGTGAGGAACAGCGTCGAGTCGGCTAAAGCCAGTCTAAACGCGACCAAGCTCGACTACGCTACCGCGCGCCTTAGTATAAGCTCTAGCGTGGCCAAAAGCTACTTCGCGCTCGTGGCTCTAAATATGCGCGAAGCCGTGTTAAAAGACACGCTAAAAACCTACGAGGAGACACTAGCGCTTCGCAAAACGCAGCTTGATCTAGGCGGCATAAACGAGACGACATATCTACAAAGCAAAGCGGCCGTAGAAAGCGCAAAAGTAAGCCTGCTAGAAGTGCAAACCTCGCTGTCTCAGGCTCTAACATCCGTAGCGATACTAACGGGCAAATCAAACGACGAGATCCTAAGCGGCGCCGTGCAGAGCGCTAAAATGCTACCTAAAGAGCCTGAAGTGAGTGCTGGCGTGAGTGCGGACATACTACTGCGAAGGAGCGACGTAGCTAAAGCATACGCCGATCTAAACGCCACCAACGCGCTAATCGGCGTCGCAAAGGCCGACTATCTACCGTCCATCTCGCTAACGGGACTTTTCGGATTTTCTAGCGTGGATTTTGAAAATATCTTTATCAGCAACGCAAACACGTGGAGCATAGGTGGCTCTTTGGTGCAGAAAATTTTTGATTACGGCAGAACCAAAAACAACGTCCGCATCACCGAAACCAACGAGCAAATCGCGGCCGTAGCCTATGAAGCTGCGATCAAAAAGGCTCTTGGCGAGGTTAGAGACGCACTAAATAATCGCAAAAACGCCAAACTAACGCTAAATCAGGTCAAAGAGCTCCTGCCCTCGCAAGAAAAAATCTATAAGCTAGCCAAGGATCAGTTCGAAGAGGGCTACACCGGACACCTGGAGCTACTCGACGCACAGCGCAACCTACTCTCGGTTAGACTCCAAGACATCGCAGCAAATTTAAGCCTCATCGACTCGGTCGTGGACGTTTACAAGGCATTTGGCGGCGGATTTAGGGCCGAATAA